GACACCGGCGACGGCGCGTTGATGGCCGTCGAGGCGGGTGCCCTGCTGTCGGGTATGGAGTTCTCCAACGCGTACGCCATCGCCCCGAAGGGCACCGGGGTCACCAAGAACGCCTTCTACAACTGGGCGACGTTCTACCGTGCCGACGGATCGGTGTTCGAGGTTCCGCGCTCCAAGGACCGCACCCTGATGGCGCAGACCTTGCTGACCGAGCCGGTACTGGCCCGCATCGACAAGGCGACCGCGCGCGAGCAGGCCATGATGCGCACCGCGCAGCCGAACTTCTTCCTCAGCTTCGACCGGCTCGGGATCGACCCGTTCACCGAGCGCTTCGAGATCACCCTGGTGACCGAGGGCACCGTCCGCGGCACCGGTGGCATCCGGATTGCCGGAAGTGACTGCGCCACCGACGTTCCCGGTCTGTATGCCGCGGGGGACACCGCCACCCGGGAACTGATCGCCGGGGCATGGACCGGTGGCGGCGCGCACAACGCCTCCTGGGCGGCCTGTTCGGGCGGCTGGGCCGGAGCGGGCGCCGCCGCATTCGCCCGGCAGCGGGGTGCCCCACCGCCGGCGACCCACCCGGTGGGCGCACCGGGGCCCACAGATCACCGCGAGGTGATCGCCGAGGTACGCGCACAGGTGATGCCCTACGAGATCAACTGCCTCCGCCACGCCGAACGGCTCGGACCGGCGTTGGTGCGGTTGAACGGCATCTGGGCCGCCACCCGATCCGATCGCGAGCTCCAGGGCGAGAACGCATTCCGGGCCCGCGAGGCCGCGGCGATGCTCGCGCACAGCCGCTGGATGTACCACGCCGCGTTGCAGCGCACCGAGAGTCGCGGCATGCACCGGCGTTTCGACCACACCGAGATCGACCCGCGGCAGCAGTACCGGTTGCTGACGGGCGGGCTCGATGAACTCTGGAGCCGGCCGGAACCGGAATGGCTGGCCGCTCGTGACGGGGGGCAGGCCGCGTGATCGAGATCTTTTCCGCCGACCGGTGCATCTCCTGCGACAAGTGCATCGACGTGTGCCCGACCCGGGTGTTCGATCGCGGTCCAGACGGACTTCCGGTGATCGCCCGACAGGACAACTGCCAGACCTGCTTTCAGTGCGAGGCCTACTGCCCGACCGATGCACTGTTCGTGGCGGCACAACTGGAACCGGTGCCCGACGGATCCCCGTACAAGGATCTGCAGCACGTCACCGACACCGGTCTGCTGGGCTCCTATCGCCGGGCGCTGGGCTGGGGCAAGGGACGCACCCTGGGCGCGCGCATCGCCATTCAACCCGAAATGCCCTGAGCGGTCACGGTGCCGGGTTGTCCCGGTCGTAATCCTTGAACGACGGCACCTTCCTGGCCAACAGCCAGACCACCAGCAGCATCGCGATGCCACCGGCCAGCAGTGGACTCCAGATGGCGAACACGCTGGCCACCGCACCGGTCACGACGTCGCCGACCCGCGGCCCGCCGGTCACGATGATGCTGAAGATGCTCTGCACCCGGCCACGCAGGTGGTCGGGTACCGCGGCCTGCAGGATCGCCCCGCGGAAGATCACCGAAATACCGTCCGCAGCGCCGCCGATGGCCAGAACGGCCGCGAGCGCCGCCACCGCAGCGTTGTTGACTTCACCGGAACGCGGTAACAGCACCGCCCACAGCAGGATGAGACCGGCAACGGCGATCACCGCTGCGTAGACATAGGTCACCACCAGGATCGCGAAGCCTTGCCGACGAACCGATCCGGTCCACCCGGAGAACAACGAGGACAGCACCGCGCCGGCGGCGCCGGCCGCGGACAACACCCCGACAGTGGTGACCCCGCCGCCCAGCGTCACCGCGCCCAGGGCAGGGAACAGCACCCGGGGTTGAGCGAAGGCCATCGCCACCAGATCGACGGTCAGGGCGAACCGGATATTGGCGGCCCGCCGGAGGTAGTCCAGACCGTCGAGCACCGAACGCAGCGCACCGACCGCCGCGGCACGGGCCTCGTCCACCGGTCTCAGCGCGGGTAGCGACCAGATGCCGAGGAAGGCCGCGGTATGCAGCACCGCATCGACGAGATATGCCGATTGAAACCCGCCGGCGCCGACCGCGCCGGCGGCCAGCAGCGGACCGACCGTCGCCATCAACCCCATGCTGATGCCATTAAGGGCGCCGGCAGCCGGCAGCAATTCCTTGGGCAGCAGCCGGGGAACGATGGCTCGCCGGGTGATTCCGCCGACGGTATTGGCCACCGAGTTGACCGTGGCGGCGAGGTAGAGCACCCACAGCGAGGTGCCATCCAGGAATGCGTGGGCGGTCAACACGATGATCGCCAGCCAGGAGATAACCGAGGACATCATTGCGACCCGGCGGCGATCGAAGCGGTCGGCCAGCGTCCCGCCGTACAGTCCGATCACCACGATCGGTGCCAGCGCGATGCCCGCGATCAACGAGACCGCGAAGGTCGACGAGGTGATGGCGTACACCTGCAAAGCGACGGTCACCACGGTCATCTCCTGACCGATGCTGCCCAGGGTGGTGCCGAACCAGAGTCGGCCGAAGGCCCTGCTGTGCCGGAACAGGGTGAGATCCAGCAGCAGTCCGCCGCGGATATCGCGCCAGGTCGAGGTGCGAGGGGGCCGAGTCACCGGACGAGCTTACGGGCGGGATCCGCGGCCCACTCCGACAGTGACCCCACGTAGAGGTGGGCCGGTATGTCCAGCAGGGCGAGCGCCAGGACTTCCAGCGCGGCCGCCACACCGGAGCCGCAATAGGTCGCCGGCCTGCTGTGCGGCCCGATTCCGCGGGCGCCGAAGACCGCCAGCAAGTCCGGTTCGCTCTTGAGATATCCGCGTGCGTCGAACAATTCGGGCAGCGGCACATTTCGGGCGTCCGGAATGTGGCCGGCAGCAGGGTTGGTCGGGTCGCTGAACCGGGCGGCCGGACGGGCATCGAGAAGCTGTCCCCGCGCGGCGAAATCGGGCACTGCGATCGCCTCGACGATCGGCAGCCGGCCCGGTCTGATCTCGAATCGGCTTTCCGCACGGGTGGTTTCGGCACTGGTCAGCAGACCGCCGTGGCAGGCCCAACCGTCGAGGCCGCCGTCGAGCAGTCGCACCGATTCGACACCGGCCCAGCGCAGCAACCACCAGGCGCGGGCAGGGGCGGGGGAACGCGTCGCGCCGTAGACCACGACCGGGGTTCGGGCATCGATACCCCAGCGGCGCACCTTCTGCTCCAGTACATCGGGCTCCGGCAGTGGCCGGGCGCCGTTGGCGCCGGTGCTGGTGCCGGCGAGATCGTCATCGATATCGACGAACTGCGCGCCGGGAATGTGGCCGGCCCGAAATGCGTCCGGGTCGGCCGAATCGGACGCCTGGGTGTGTCGCACATCGAGCAGGACGACATCCTGGCCCGACGCCAGTGCTGTACCCAGATCGACGGGGCTGATCAGATGCGCCTCGCGCGCCGCGTCGCTCACTGTGTGTTCTCCTCTGGCGGTCCCCGGATCTGGCACAAATACGGTCGTAACGTATTTGTCCGATCTGGCGCCGCACCAAAGAATCGGTGTGACGCGAAGGCGGCCGGGCCGGCCGCCCGCTCCGCGAAACATGCGCTCACCTGCGGCTGTTCATAGGTTGCGGTACCCGCGCATGACTAAAACTCATGGGTTTGTAAATAGGAGCCGAGTTGCCCGGGTGTCTCTAATGTTCTCCGCTGTAACGAAATATGTACCGGTTTCGCCCCTGAGCTGTACCTGACGATTTCGCAGAAGGACCTGAGATGACTCTCATCACGCGCAGCGTGGTGTCGCCGGAGGAACTGCTCGGCGCCCTCGACGACCCCGACCTGGCGATCATCGAGGTGCACGCGACACGTCCCGGCAGCGCGGTCATCCCCGGTGCCCGGCCGGTCTTCTGGAAAGACCTGGCCTGGCATCCGCTGGATCGTGAGCTGGCTTCCGGGGAACTGTTGTCTGCGCGGCTGTTCGAGCTCGGCGCCGGTACCGGGTCGCGCATCGTGCTGGCCGGCGAGCCGACACAGTTCGCCGCCTATCTGCTGTGGACACTGCGGGTCCGGGGTTTCACCGATATCGGTTACCTGGACGGCGGACTGGAGACATGGCGGGCACTCGGTGCTCCGACGGCGGCCGATACGCCGGTGACCCGGACTGCGCCGACGGAGCCGCTGCCGGTCCCGGATCCCACCCCGGCGCACGAACAGCTGCGGATCGGACGCGATGACGTGCGTGCGCTGCTCGATGACGACAGCGTGGTGTTGCTGGACTACCGCACACCGCAGGAATACGCGGGGGAGCGGGTGAGCGGCCCGACCGCACCGATCGATCACGGCGCCGAGCGGCACGGCCGCATCCCCGGTGCGAAACCACTGTTCTTCCGCGAGCTGCTCGATGAGTCCGGTCGGCTCAAACCGGCCGATCAGCTGCGGGAGCTCGTGGACGGCAGCATCGCTGGGGACCCCCGCCTCATCGTCAACTACTGCCGACTGTCGCACCGGTCCACGCTGGGCTGGATCGCACTCTCGGAGGTGCTCGGCTATGACAATGTCCGCGTCTACGACGGGTCCTGGACCGAGTGGGGCAGCATCGTCGGCTTTCCCATCGAAAAGTAAAGGCTTCCTTCATGACAACGTCTCAGTCGAAATCCTTGACTCTCAATCTCAACCTGATTCCCGGTGGAGTGTTCCCGGGCGCCTGGCGCGCCGGTAACGGTGATGCTCGCCAGTACAGCAGCCTTGAGCACTACATCGAGGTAGCCAAGATCGCCGAGCGGGGCAAGTTCGACGCGGTGTTCCTCGCCGACACCCCGGTGTGGCGGTACCGCGGTGAATACCGCCCGTTCCGCGGTCTCGACCCGACGCTGGCCTTCGCCGCGATCGCGCAGCACACCAGTCACATCGGTCTGGTCGCCACCGGATCGAGTTCCTACAACTCCGCCTACAACCTGGCCCGCCGGATCTCGACCCTGGATCACATCTCGGGCGGCCGCGCCGCGTGGAACATCGTGGCCACCAACGGAGATGACGTCGCGCGTAACTTCGGCCGGGAGCACGGCCTGGATCACGATCAGCGTTACCGTCGGGCGCACGAGTTCGTCGAAGCGGTCCGTGCGCTGTGGGACGGCTGGGCCGATGACGCATGGGTGGCCGACCGGGAGACCGGCACCTATGTCGATGACAGCCGGATCCGCGCCGTCGACTACACCGGTGAGTTCGTGAACACCGCAGGCCCGCTGCCGTTGCCGCGCTCGCCGCAGGGGCATCCGGTGCTGGTGCAGGCCGGGTCGTCCCCGGACGGGATCGGGCTGGCGGCCCGGTTTGCCGATGCGGTCTACACCGTGCAGTCGACCATCGAATCGGCGATCGCCTTCCGCAACACCGTCCGCGCCCGTGCCCGCGAGTGGGGCCGTGACCCGGAGACCATCCGGGTGCTGCCCGGTCTGATCACGTTGGTCGCCCCGACCGAAGCCGAAGCGCGGCAACGAGAGATCGAGCTCCGCGAACTGCACACCGAACATTTCGCGATCAATGCGCTGGCCCTGCAGATCGGCGTGCCGGTGGAGGCCCTGGATCTGGACAAGGAACTGCCCTGGGATCTGGTGCCCTCCGACGGTGAACTGGGCGCGCAGGGCGGACATTTCGCCGCCCTGATCGGCACCGCGCGCCGGGAGCGCTACACCGTCAAGCAGATCCTGGCCCGCCAGGGCGGCGGGCTCACCCACGTCACTGCGATCGGCAGCCCCGAGCAGGTCGCCGACCAGATCGAAACCTGGTACGCCGCAGGGGCCGCCGACGGGTTCAACATCATGAGTGCCCAGCTTCCGCACGTCGCCACGGAGTTCGTCGAGCATGTGGTGCCGCTGTTGCAGCGCAAGGGCATCTTCCGCGCCGAGTACCCGGGCACCACCCTGCGGGACACCCTGGGGCTGGCCCGTCCCGGCGACGGCTTCGAGGACTACCGGGCGCCCAGCACACCCCGGCATAAGGTGGGGGAGGCCGCGTTCGGTTGATCACCGGATGCAACCCCTCATGACGATTCTCGAGACCACCCAGCAGCCGGCCGGCAGCACTGACACGGCCGGGGCACCAGCATCTGGACGCCGCTCACCCCGGCGCAACAGCCGCTGGGCCGATGCTGCCTTCCAGGCACGTTACGTCGCGGAGAAGCTGTTCGCCGCGGTCGTGGTGCTCTGGCTGGCGGCTTCGGCGGCGTTCCTCGCGGTGCACCTGGCACCCGGCGACCCGGCGACCCTGCTGATGGGCGAGTTCAAGAGCCCGGAGTTGCGTGCCACCATCGAAGCCCAATGGGGTCTGGACAAGTCGTTGGCGGTGCAGTACTTCGACTTCCTCGGTCGAGCGGTGCGGGGTGACTTCGGCATGTCGTATGTGCAGCGCACTCCGGTCAGCGACATCCTGTTCAGCCACCGGCTGGTCGCCAGCGCCCAGCTCACCACCGCGGCCACCCTGATCGCGGTCACGGTGGCGCTGGTCGTCGCGCTGCTCACCGCGGGCCGGCGCGGCCTGGCCACCCGGATCACCTACCTGGGTGAACTGACTTTCGCGTCCATCCCGACGTTCTGGCTGGGCATCGTGTTCATCACCGTGCTGTCCTTCCAGCTGGGCCTGCTGCCGGTAGTCGGTGGCAGCAAGCTGGAGAACCTGATCCTGCCCAGCCTGACCCTGGCGTTACCGCTGGCCGCGGTGCTGACCCAGGTGCTGCGGGAGGGGATCGAGCGATCGCTGGAACAGCCTTACGCCATTTCAGCGTTGGCGCGCGGCATCTCACCGTGGCAGCTGAAGCTGCGACACGGCCTGCGGCACTCGCTGATCCCGGCGGCCACGCTGGCCGGTTGGTCGGTG
This region of Mycolicibacterium diernhoferi genomic DNA includes:
- a CDS encoding MFS transporter, with product MTRPPRTSTWRDIRGGLLLDLTLFRHSRAFGRLWFGTTLGSIGQEMTVVTVALQVYAITSSTFAVSLIAGIALAPIVVIGLYGGTLADRFDRRRVAMMSSVISWLAIIVLTAHAFLDGTSLWVLYLAATVNSVANTVGGITRRAIVPRLLPKELLPAAGALNGISMGLMATVGPLLAAGAVGAGGFQSAYLVDAVLHTAAFLGIWSLPALRPVDEARAAAVGALRSVLDGLDYLRRAANIRFALTVDLVAMAFAQPRVLFPALGAVTLGGGVTTVGVLSAAGAAGAVLSSLFSGWTGSVRRQGFAILVVTYVYAAVIAVAGLILLWAVLLPRSGEVNNAAVAALAAVLAIGGAADGISVIFRGAILQAAVPDHLRGRVQSIFSIIVTGGPRVGDVVTGAVASVFAIWSPLLAGGIAMLLVVWLLARKVPSFKDYDRDNPAP
- a CDS encoding FAD-binding protein, encoding MTDSTVVERLSADVLVIGGGPAGTWAAIRAAEAGAVVVLADKGYTGTSGATASAGTGLWYVEDDPDLREAAIANREKVGAGLTERSWMTRVLDETYSVMHELARVQRYPFPVGPDGELLMEDLQGPECMKRQRLRVQRLGVRILDHTPALHLLADDAGVVSGAVAVQRRTGRTVRIEAGAVVLATGGCAFQSKTLGCDVDTGDGALMAVEAGALLSGMEFSNAYAIAPKGTGVTKNAFYNWATFYRADGSVFEVPRSKDRTLMAQTLLTEPVLARIDKATAREQAMMRTAQPNFFLSFDRLGIDPFTERFEITLVTEGTVRGTGGIRIAGSDCATDVPGLYAAGDTATRELIAGAWTGGGAHNASWAACSGGWAGAGAAAFARQRGAPPPATHPVGAPGPTDHREVIAEVRAQVMPYEINCLRHAERLGPALVRLNGIWAATRSDRELQGENAFRAREAAAMLAHSRWMYHAALQRTESRGMHRRFDHTEIDPRQQYRLLTGGLDELWSRPEPEWLAARDGGQAA
- a CDS encoding ABC transporter permease, producing the protein MTILETTQQPAGSTDTAGAPASGRRSPRRNSRWADAAFQARYVAEKLFAAVVVLWLAASAAFLAVHLAPGDPATLLMGEFKSPELRATIEAQWGLDKSLAVQYFDFLGRAVRGDFGMSYVQRTPVSDILFSHRLVASAQLTTAATLIAVTVALVVALLTAGRRGLATRITYLGELTFASIPTFWLGIVFITVLSFQLGLLPVVGGSKLENLILPSLTLALPLAAVLTQVLREGIERSLEQPYAISALARGISPWQLKLRHGLRHSLIPAATLAGWSVGGMLTGTVIVEQVFGRPGIGQATVVAVTRQDIPVVLGITLLAVTLYVVVNTVVDIVYLWIDPRLRVR
- a CDS encoding NtaA/DmoA family FMN-dependent monooxygenase (This protein belongs to a clade of FMN-dependent monooxygenases, within a broader family of flavin-dependent oxidoreductases, the luciferase-like monooxygenase (LMM) family, some of whose members use coenzyme F420 rather than FMN.), translating into MTTSQSKSLTLNLNLIPGGVFPGAWRAGNGDARQYSSLEHYIEVAKIAERGKFDAVFLADTPVWRYRGEYRPFRGLDPTLAFAAIAQHTSHIGLVATGSSSYNSAYNLARRISTLDHISGGRAAWNIVATNGDDVARNFGREHGLDHDQRYRRAHEFVEAVRALWDGWADDAWVADRETGTYVDDSRIRAVDYTGEFVNTAGPLPLPRSPQGHPVLVQAGSSPDGIGLAARFADAVYTVQSTIESAIAFRNTVRARAREWGRDPETIRVLPGLITLVAPTEAEARQREIELRELHTEHFAINALALQIGVPVEALDLDKELPWDLVPSDGELGAQGGHFAALIGTARRERYTVKQILARQGGGLTHVTAIGSPEQVADQIETWYAAGAADGFNIMSAQLPHVATEFVEHVVPLLQRKGIFRAEYPGTTLRDTLGLARPGDGFEDYRAPSTPRHKVGEAAFG
- a CDS encoding 4Fe-4S dicluster domain-containing protein, translated to MIEIFSADRCISCDKCIDVCPTRVFDRGPDGLPVIARQDNCQTCFQCEAYCPTDALFVAAQLEPVPDGSPYKDLQHVTDTGLLGSYRRALGWGKGRTLGARIAIQPEMP
- a CDS encoding sulfurtransferase, which codes for MSDAAREAHLISPVDLGTALASGQDVVLLDVRHTQASDSADPDAFRAGHIPGAQFVDIDDDLAGTSTGANGARPLPEPDVLEQKVRRWGIDARTPVVVYGATRSPAPARAWWLLRWAGVESVRLLDGGLDGWACHGGLLTSAETTRAESRFEIRPGRLPIVEAIAVPDFAARGQLLDARPAARFSDPTNPAAGHIPDARNVPLPELFDARGYLKSEPDLLAVFGARGIGPHSRPATYCGSGVAAALEVLALALLDIPAHLYVGSLSEWAADPARKLVR
- a CDS encoding sulfurtransferase, which gives rise to MTLITRSVVSPEELLGALDDPDLAIIEVHATRPGSAVIPGARPVFWKDLAWHPLDRELASGELLSARLFELGAGTGSRIVLAGEPTQFAAYLLWTLRVRGFTDIGYLDGGLETWRALGAPTAADTPVTRTAPTEPLPVPDPTPAHEQLRIGRDDVRALLDDDSVVLLDYRTPQEYAGERVSGPTAPIDHGAERHGRIPGAKPLFFRELLDESGRLKPADQLRELVDGSIAGDPRLIVNYCRLSHRSTLGWIALSEVLGYDNVRVYDGSWTEWGSIVGFPIEK